A section of the Anaerolineae bacterium genome encodes:
- a CDS encoding polysaccharide deacetylase family protein, with amino-acid sequence MNYFQTTALIFLITFGLNGCHADLPPTSLASPAAKPTERERGTPIPATAVAPAAVSSLATLSAAAPPAAALPTSQAVAITHGNRSQAYVALTFDACQSPGPPAGFNEAIITILNETGSPATLFLGGLWMQRYPHQTQMLAANPLLELGNHSWSHPDFTRLTPSEMSQEIQRAQQIMTRHTGQKATLFRFPFDTYTDEAVAVVGRHGLRVVSGDVVSGDPDPNLSARVLVQQVTAQVEPGSIIIMHMNDRGYHTAEALPAIISQLREKGYTFVTVSQLLGLTPLPN; translated from the coding sequence CAGACCTACCGCCAACATCGCTCGCCTCTCCGGCGGCCAAGCCAACCGAGAGGGAACGGGGCACGCCTATCCCGGCAACGGCTGTTGCACCGGCTGCGGTCTCGTCTCTCGCCACCTTGAGCGCCGCTGCCCCACCTGCCGCCGCCTTGCCGACTTCCCAGGCCGTAGCCATCACGCACGGCAATCGCTCCCAGGCTTATGTGGCCCTCACTTTTGACGCCTGCCAGAGTCCCGGCCCACCGGCGGGTTTTAATGAGGCCATCATCACTATCTTAAATGAAACCGGCTCCCCGGCCACTCTTTTTCTGGGCGGGCTGTGGATGCAGCGCTATCCTCACCAAACCCAAATGTTAGCGGCCAATCCATTGTTAGAGTTGGGCAATCACTCCTGGAGCCACCCCGATTTTACCCGGCTCACTCCCTCAGAAATGAGCCAAGAGATCCAACGCGCCCAACAAATCATGACACGACACACCGGCCAAAAAGCCACCCTGTTTCGTTTTCCTTTTGACACGTACACGGATGAGGCCGTGGCCGTAGTGGGCCGGCATGGGCTGCGCGTGGTCAGCGGCGATGTGGTCAGCGGCGACCCTGACCCCAACCTATCGGCCAGAGTTTTGGTACAGCAGGTAACGGCCCAGGTTGAGCCTGGCTCCATTATCATTATGCACATGAATGATCGGGGCTACCACACCGCCGAGGCCCTGCCGGCCATCATCAGCCAACTGCGGGAAAAGGGTTACACCTTTGTCACCGTATCGCAGCTTTTAGGTTTAACCCCCCTGCCTAATTGA